The Spirosoma radiotolerans genome has a window encoding:
- a CDS encoding ABC transporter transmembrane domain-containing protein, translated as MAGKHSVESLPTPTQRLIRLFTTEKKDIGYIFLYALITGAISLSLPLGTQAVFTLVSSGIVFSSVYVMIGLVIIGIVVAGLLMVAQTTLVEILQQRVFTKAAFEFAYRLPRIDSEALSAYYPPELMNRFFDVLTIQKGMPKLLVDITTAVVQIVFGLLLLSAYHPIFIGFSLFVALSVGLVIRILSPSAIKTSLAESKYKYKVEAWLEEMASGLPDQPSERPPIDQTEAMARMDELVAKYLSNRQAHFRVIKRFLYSGVAFKAIVVGGLLILGTSLVVSRQMSLGQFVASEVMIVLITGAVDKLLSGVDTVFDMLTAVEKIATVTDLPLTIPNVEPELS; from the coding sequence ATGGCAGGTAAACATAGTGTTGAGTCTTTACCTACACCGACCCAACGACTGATTCGGCTCTTTACGACCGAAAAAAAAGACATTGGTTATATCTTCCTATACGCCCTGATTACAGGCGCCATAAGTCTGTCGTTACCCTTGGGTACTCAGGCAGTTTTTACGCTGGTTTCTAGTGGCATTGTTTTTAGTTCAGTTTATGTGATGATTGGTCTGGTCATCATAGGCATCGTTGTAGCTGGACTACTGATGGTAGCGCAAACGACACTGGTTGAAATTCTTCAGCAGCGTGTGTTTACTAAAGCCGCGTTTGAGTTTGCCTATCGGTTACCCCGAATCGATTCTGAAGCCCTGTCGGCGTATTATCCGCCTGAGCTGATGAATCGATTCTTCGATGTCCTGACGATTCAAAAGGGCATGCCTAAACTCCTGGTTGATATCACGACGGCCGTTGTTCAAATCGTTTTTGGGTTGCTACTTCTTTCGGCTTACCACCCTATTTTTATCGGCTTCAGCTTGTTTGTCGCCCTGTCGGTGGGGCTGGTTATCCGCATCCTAAGCCCGAGTGCGATAAAGACCAGTCTAGCCGAATCCAAGTACAAGTACAAGGTTGAAGCCTGGTTGGAAGAAATGGCCAGTGGGTTACCTGACCAGCCATCGGAACGCCCACCAATCGACCAAACCGAGGCTATGGCCAGGATGGACGAACTGGTGGCCAAATACCTCAGCAACCGGCAGGCTCACTTTCGGGTAATTAAGCGATTCCTGTATAGTGGTGTTGCCTTCAAGGCCATTGTTGTTGGCGGTTTGCTGATCCTGGGCACCTCACTGGTTGTGAGTCGGCAAATGTCGCTGGGTCAGTTTGTTGCGTCTGAAGTGATGATTGTGCTGATAACCGGCGCTGTGGACAAGCTTTTGTCCGGCGTCGATACGGTATTTGATATGCTGACGGCTGTCGAAAAAATTGCGACGGTCACGGATTTGCCGCTCACCATTCCCAACGTTGAACCTGAATTATCTTAA
- a CDS encoding HlyD family secretion protein: MLNISNERIDVNDLDRYPINTLRTLPNPDSGRRLGRWWLFFLLVGLVVMFLPWRQNIDGMGTLTALTPKDRPQTIQNVIPGRIERWLVKDGDYVRQGDTLLVISDIKDEFFDPAIIQRLNEQLTAKIGSEQAYLAKINALNGQMLALETGVRINLDAARNRVKQSQYRLTADEADLLAIRRNYQITLDRIARYEKAYQSGLISLTDLETRRLRVQEDNAKVIAQENKLSITRQELVNAQLNLTTIQAQFEENMAKARSDRSSAVSSRTQTAGEVAKLRNQISNVQIRQGMYIVRAPQNGFIVQPAKTGIGETISAGEPIATLQPDKPQLAVELYVQAMDVPLIQRGRTVRLQFDGWPAIQFSGWPSVAVGTFGGKVAVIDAVSSPDGRYRLLVQPIQQPGDQPWPPQLRVGSGVRGWVMLDDVPIWYELWRLLNGFPPSLKAEPAKATPS, from the coding sequence ATGCTTAATATCTCGAACGAACGGATCGATGTCAACGATCTTGATCGATATCCCATCAACACCCTACGCACCTTACCCAACCCCGACAGCGGTCGCCGGTTGGGGCGGTGGTGGTTGTTTTTCTTGCTTGTCGGGCTGGTCGTTATGTTCCTGCCCTGGCGTCAGAATATCGACGGAATGGGCACGCTAACGGCACTTACGCCCAAAGATCGGCCCCAAACCATTCAGAACGTCATACCCGGCCGAATCGAACGCTGGTTGGTCAAGGACGGTGATTATGTCAGACAGGGGGACACGCTCCTGGTTATTTCAGACATTAAAGACGAGTTTTTCGATCCAGCCATTATCCAGCGGCTGAATGAGCAGCTGACGGCCAAAATCGGCTCTGAACAGGCTTATCTGGCTAAGATCAACGCGCTGAATGGTCAAATGCTGGCCCTTGAAACCGGCGTACGCATCAATCTGGATGCAGCCCGGAACCGGGTCAAACAGTCCCAGTATCGGCTGACGGCTGATGAGGCTGACCTGCTGGCCATTCGACGAAATTACCAGATTACACTCGACCGGATTGCCCGGTACGAAAAGGCGTACCAGAGCGGGCTTATTTCTCTGACCGATCTGGAAACCCGGCGGCTCCGCGTGCAGGAAGATAATGCCAAAGTGATTGCTCAGGAGAATAAGCTAAGTATAACACGCCAGGAACTGGTTAACGCCCAGCTTAATTTAACTACGATCCAGGCGCAGTTTGAGGAGAACATGGCCAAAGCCCGTTCAGACCGAAGCTCGGCCGTGTCGAGCCGCACCCAAACGGCGGGTGAAGTCGCTAAGCTGCGCAACCAGATCAGCAACGTCCAGATTCGGCAGGGAATGTATATTGTTCGGGCACCACAGAATGGGTTTATCGTACAGCCAGCCAAAACAGGCATCGGGGAAACCATCTCGGCGGGTGAACCCATTGCCACCCTCCAGCCAGACAAGCCCCAGCTGGCCGTCGAGCTTTATGTCCAGGCGATGGATGTTCCCCTGATTCAGCGGGGTCGAACCGTCCGACTGCAGTTCGATGGCTGGCCAGCTATTCAGTTTTCGGGCTGGCCCAGTGTAGCGGTCGGCACCTTTGGCGGTAAGGTGGCAGTAATCGACGCCGTCAGCAGCCCCGACGGCCGGTACCGACTGTTGGTTCAACCGATACAACAGCCGGGCGACCAGCCCTGGCCACCTCAGTTGCGGGTTGGGTCGGGCGTGCGTGGCTGGGTCATGCTCGATGATGTGCCGATCTGGTACGAACTGTGGCGATTACTGAATGGGTTTCCTCCCAGCTTAAAAGCGGAACCTGCTAAAGCAACACCCTCATGA